Within Schumannella luteola, the genomic segment GCGCGTGCGCTTCCCGCATCTGCAGGATCCGCCCAGCGACGACATCTGCTACGCCACCCAGAACCGCCAGGTCGCGATCAAGAAGGTCGCCAAAGACGCCGACCTGGTGATCGTCGTCGGCTCTGCCAACAGCTCGAACAGCGTGCGCTTGGTCGAGGTCGCCCTCGAGTACGGCGCGAAGGCCGCCTACCGGGTCGACTACGCCGATGAGGTGCAGCAGGCCTGGCTCGAGGGTGTTCGAACGATCGGCGTCACGAGCGGCGCCTCGGTTCCGGAGGTGCTGGTGCAGGAGCTGCTGACCGATCTCGCGCAGGCGGGCTACGGCGAGGTCGAGGAGGTGCGCACGGCGGAGGAGGATCTGATGTTCTCGCTGCCGAAGGAGTTGCGCCGCGACGTCGACGGGAACGCGGATGCGCGCGCGCTCGGCGGACGGGGCCGCGCATGAGCGACCCCCGCGACACGACTCCCGCCGCCGACGGCGACCTCGCCGCGAACGCCGAACCGACCTCTCCGCCGCGCCCGGCGTACGGCGAGTACGCCTCGCCAGAGGAGCTGCGCGAGATCCTCGGCCCCGACCACCCGCTGCTGAAGGACGCCACCGACGCGCTGGCCGCGCCGGCGCCGGCGGCGCATCCCGTATCGCCCGCCGAACACGCGACCGCGGCGACCCCGCCGGCGTGGGGTCCGCCGGGTGCCTCGCAGGGGCCCTCCGGTCCGCACGCGCCGCCCTACGCCGCCCCGACGCAGCACGTGCCGCCGCACGCACCTCACCTCGCGGCGAAGCCCGTGGCGAAGCCCCGCCCGCGCTGGGATCTGCCGATCACGGTCGGCCTGCTCGTCTTCGGCGCCTTCAACGTGATCACCACGCTGACCAGCCGCGACCTCTACCCGCAGCGCTTCGAGCAGGTCTTCCGCATCATGGACCTCGGCGACTTCACCGCGACCGGCCCCGCCGCGGCCGCGGCGAACTGGGATGCCGGTCTGCAGCTCGCCATCCTGGTCGTCACGATCGCCGTCGTCGCCCTCGTCGTGCGCCGGCTGCGTTTCGTGTTCTGGATCCCGCTCGTGGGCGGGGCGCTCGCCTCGGTGGCGTCGATGATCGTCTCGATCTGGGTGATGGTGCAGGATCCGGCGTACCTGCAGATGCTGCAGGGCTGAGCGTCCTGCCGGGCTGAGCCGGCCGAACTGGGATGATCGACCCTGACGAGAGGAGGGGCCGATCATGCGCGTCGCGGTGCTTCCGCGCGAGGTCGCGGCCGGTGTCATCACCGACTCCATCTCGCGGATGGTGTGGGCTACGGGCGCGGTCAATCTCCTGCTCGACGTGCCGATCGTCATCGAGGCCTACGTGCGGCTCGGGATCGGCCACGAGGTCGGTCGCCCGCTCACGCTGCTCGCTCTGGTGCTGGCGCTCCTGCTGCTCGCCGCGTGGCGCAGCCGTCCCCTGACCTCGCTGCTGTTCCTCGTCGTCGGGGGCGTCGCGGTCGCCGCGTTCCAGCTGCTCGTGCTGCGCGACCTCCCCGACGCCGACCTGCACTACAACTTCCTGCTCAACCGCCCCGCGGTCGCTCTCGGACTCGTCGCGATCGCACCCACGACGCCGCTGATCGCGAGCTCGTGGCTCCTGGCCGGATGGGCGACCACCAGCGGAGTGACGGCCCTCGTCGCGGCGGTGAGCGGGCATCCCTTCAGCCCTGGTTTCGGCCCGACCATGATGATGATCATCGGCACGGGACTGTGCGCGGTGCTCGCGGCGATCCAGCGCCGGGCGCGCAGTCGGGTGCCGAACTTCGACGAGCTCGAGGCCGAGACGCAGGCGCTCGCGACCGGCGCCGACCTGGCGCGGCGCACGACCGCGGTCGTGCACGACACCGTGCTCAACGACCTCGCGATCATCATGAACGGCGCCGACGTGCTCGACGAGCGCACGCGGGCCCGACTCCGCGACGACCTCGACACGCTCACGGGCGGCGACTGGCTGACGACCTCGCACCACGTGCCGGCCGACGACGCCGACGCGGCGCTGCGCAACCGGATCACGCGCATGGTCACCGATTTCCAGTGGCGCGGGCTGACCGTGCGGGTCACCGGCGGCGGCACCGGCATCTACCGACTCGATCCGGAGGCGGCGGACGCACTGCTCGACGCGACTCGCGCCGCCCTCGAGAACGTGCTCAAGCACTCGGGTGCGAGCGACGCGGAGATCGTGTCGAGCAGCACTGAGGAGATGATCTCGGTGATGGTCATCGACCAGGGGGTCGGCTTCGACACCTCGGCGATCGCGGGTGACCGCCTCGGCATCCGCGAGTCGATGTCGGGCCGGCTCGAGCGCGTCGGAGGGCGCCTCGACGTCTGGTCGACCCCCGGCGCGGGCACCTCGGTCGTGCTCACGGTGCCGGTGCTCGACGTCGTGGTGCCGAACGACCCCTCCCACCATCGGCTCATCGGCCAGTCCGCACTCGGTGACGGCGACGATCCTGTGGGCGAGCACCCACGGGAGCGGCTCGGCGATCCCTTCGGCCCCCGGCTCGACCCGCTGCGGGTCGACTCCCGTGACGAGTCCCGCAACGAGACCCGAGGGGGCGATCATGCGCGGTGAGGTGCCGATCTCGCCCCAGCAGCTCGACCCGCTCAGCTGGCTGACAGGCCCCTACATCCCGGCGTCGTTCGCGGTGTTCCAGGCCGTGAGCGGGGTGCTCGTCGTGATCACCGGGCTCAACACCCGCACGCTGCCCGGCCTGCAGCTGTTCGCCGTCGCGATCGCCGTCTCTGCGCACCTCGTGGTGCACTTCGCAGCCGGCCAGAGGCGGCGCGGAGATCGGCGCAGCGGTCCGATCAGCCTCGGCGCCGCGGTGACGGCGTGCTCGCTGAGCGGATCGGCCATGCTGCTCTCGGCGGTCGGCTTCCAGGGCGTCGCCATCCCCGTCGAGGTGTGGTGGGGATCGCTCGCGAGCTGCATGATCCTGGGCTCGCTCGCGCCGTACCTGCCGGCGCGGCGGCTCATCGTGCTCGGCGTCGGCATCGCCGTCACGACAGTGCCGCTCTCGGCCGTCCTCGTGCGCTCGGAGGGCAACTGGGGCGTCATCGCCAGCACGATCATCATCGCCACGCCCATCACGGTCTCGACGGTGCTGACCGCGACGTTCTCGCACCGCGTGGTGCGCAACATGCGGCGGCTGCTCGAAGCCCGTTCGCGCACGCTCGTCGTCGCGGGCCCGGCGCTGGATCAGCGGATGCAGGATGCCGAGCGCGAGCGGCTCGCCCGCCTCACCTCGCGCGCGGTGCCCTTCCTCGAGCAGGTCGTCGCGCGCGGCACGATCGACGCCTCCGACCGCGCCCTCGCCGGTCAGCTCGCCCGGCGGCTGCGCGACGATCTGGTCACGCAGGCGAACGCGAGCTGGCTCGACGAGCTCGAGGTCTCGTCGCGGCTGGTCGTGATCGACCCCGAGCGTCGCGCCGATCGGCTGCGCCCGTCGCAGCGCACGGCTCTCCGCGCGCTCATCCGCGCGCTCCTGGCCGCCCCCGAGGTGGACCAGGGGTCGCTG encodes:
- a CDS encoding DUF6264 family protein, which encodes MSDPRDTTPAADGDLAANAEPTSPPRPAYGEYASPEELREILGPDHPLLKDATDALAAPAPAAHPVSPAEHATAATPPAWGPPGASQGPSGPHAPPYAAPTQHVPPHAPHLAAKPVAKPRPRWDLPITVGLLVFGAFNVITTLTSRDLYPQRFEQVFRIMDLGDFTATGPAAAAANWDAGLQLAILVVTIAVVALVVRRLRFVFWIPLVGGALASVASMIVSIWVMVQDPAYLQMLQG
- a CDS encoding sensor histidine kinase, coding for MRVAVLPREVAAGVITDSISRMVWATGAVNLLLDVPIVIEAYVRLGIGHEVGRPLTLLALVLALLLLAAWRSRPLTSLLFLVVGGVAVAAFQLLVLRDLPDADLHYNFLLNRPAVALGLVAIAPTTPLIASSWLLAGWATTSGVTALVAAVSGHPFSPGFGPTMMMIIGTGLCAVLAAIQRRARSRVPNFDELEAETQALATGADLARRTTAVVHDTVLNDLAIIMNGADVLDERTRARLRDDLDTLTGGDWLTTSHHVPADDADAALRNRITRMVTDFQWRGLTVRVTGGGTGIYRLDPEAADALLDATRAALENVLKHSGASDAEIVSSSTEEMISVMVIDQGVGFDTSAIAGDRLGIRESMSGRLERVGGRLDVWSTPGAGTSVVLTVPVLDVVVPNDPSHHRLIGQSALGDGDDPVGEHPRERLGDPFGPRLDPLRVDSRDESRNETRGGDHAR